A single genomic interval of Juglans regia cultivar Chandler chromosome 1, Walnut 2.0, whole genome shotgun sequence harbors:
- the LOC109008980 gene encoding uncharacterized protein At4g04980-like yields MATGFYAQPPFFSLCNASSFLTRSPDVSKIPKDVVLVGMMIDNSNGWGGNFVQMIELRKKILTFRDVIDLPPCDGSSQIHELVMGTVEDLHNLYPNIVPGNLNSEIKGTSMNQGLAHLHIALKSIGDSWAKNHKWINNSGVEIEDNMENISLEQLGRCVQAKLDYMTNIAKEMFDVMEEEGGNGGGLQGSTIGEVLSRSFSDSKTLCPSPDTPTSVPPELTFAMRPGDFADLSPSRSLLFPLRLQAVGNLMPTDMKCLSLNMSPNLSSQGSSPTTGEYKVAEESPDNASPERPNDSKATIISPKIPNLSSNTTPVAQGSAAVPPPDPPPLSTTPPTPTIPPSKRSATLPPLPPLLTKGDAPPPPPPLGVAKALRPKKATTKLKRSTHMGNMYRILKGKVEGSGLNDKVRRGSRTQIGASARGQQGMADALAEMTKRSAYFQQIEEDVQKHAKSIMDIKTSIDSFQTKDMAELIKFHKHVELHLEQLTDETQVLARFEGFPTKKLESLRTAAALYLKLEGISTSLENWKVTPPLGQLLDKVDSYFNKIKGEVDALERTKDEDSKRLQNHNIHFDFNILVRIKETMVDVSSSCMELALKERRDAKSAANAETGPKAEDSSKAQVKMLWRAFQLAFRVYSFAGGQDDRADTLTRELANEIEADPQQE; encoded by the exons ATGGCGACTGGATTCTACGCTCAGCCACCATTTTTCTCCCTTTGCAATGCAAGCAGTTTCCTG ACAAGAAGCCCAGATGTATCCAAGATTCCAAAGGATGTGGTACTGGTAGGCATGATGATAGACAACTCAAATGGTTGGGGAGGAAATTTTGTGCAGATGATAGAGCTTCGCAAGAAGATACTAACCTTTAGAGATGTCATTGACCTTCCTCCTTGTGATGGTTCGAGCCAGATCCATGAG TTGGTGATGGGAACTGTAGAGGATCTCCATAATCTGTACCCTAATATTGTTCCGGGAAATCTGAACTCAGAAATCAAAGGAACTTCAATGAATCAg GGATTGGCCCACCTACACATTGCATTGAAATCCATTGGAGATTCATGGGCAAAGAACCACAAGTGGATAAATAATTCTGGAGTTGAGATAGAGGACAATATGGAGAACATCAGTTTGGAGCAACTCG GTCGATGTGTACAAGCAAAGCTTGATTACATGACTAACATAGCAAAAGAAATGTTTGATGTGATGGAAGAAGAAGGGGGCAATGGGGGAGGGTTACAAGGCTCCACTATTGGGGAGGTTCTAAGCAGATCCTTTTCAGACAGCAAAACCCTCTGCCCTTCCCCGGATACTCCAACTTCAGTCCCTCCTGAGCTGACATTCGCTATGAGACCTGGTGACTTTGCTGATCTTTCCCCTTCCCGgtctcttctttttcctctcagACTTCAGGCAGTTGGGAACTTGATGCCCACAGACATGAAATGCCTGTCACTCAACATGTCACCTAATTTATCATCTCAAGGCTCCAGCCCAACAACAGGGGAATACAAGGTTGCTGAAGAATCGCCAGATAATGCAAGTCCTGAGAGGCCAAATGATTCTAAAGCCACAATCATTTCGCCAAAGATCCCAAATTTAAGTTCAAATACGACACCTGTAGCACAAGGCTCAGCAGCAGTACCACCCCCAGATCCACCTCCACTGTCAACTACGCCACCAACACCAACCATTCCACCTTCTAAACGATCAGCAACGCTGCCACCGCTGCCACCGCTACTGACAAAGGGAGatgcaccaccacctccacctccacttgGTGTGGCAAAGGCTCTACGCCCAAAGAAGGCAACTACCAAACTGAAGAGATCAACCCATATGGGCAACATGTATCGAATCCTGAAAGGAAAGGTTGAAGGCTCTGGTTTAAATGACAAAGTTCGAAGGGGAAGTAGAACTCAGATTGGAGCTTCTGCGAGGGGCCAACAGGGAATGGCCGATGCACTAGCTGAGATGACAAAAAg ATCAGCATATTTCCAGCAAATTGAAGAAGATGTTCAGAAGCATGCAAAATCAATCATGGATATTAAAACTTCCATTGATTCCTTTCAAACAAAGGACATGGCTGAGCTTATCAAATTTCACAAGCACGTGGAGCTACATTTGGAGCAATTGACGGATGAGACCCAG GTGCTGGCAAGGTTTGAAGGCTTTCCCACAAAGAAGCTCGAATCATTGAGAACTGCTGCAGCACTGTACTTAAAATTGGAAGGAATATCTACTTCACTGGAGAACTGGAAAGTAACCCCTCCATTGGGGCAGCTCCTTGACAAGGTTGATTCCTACTTCAACAAG ATCAAGGGAGAAGTGGATGCATTAGAAAGAACCAAAGATGAAGATTCTAAGAGACTGCAGAACCACAATATTCATTTCGACTTCAATATTTTGGTGCGTATTAAAGAAACTATGGTAGATGTTTCTTCAAGCTGCATGGAGTTGGCTCTTAAG GAACGGAGAGACGCAAAGTCAGCTGCCAATGCAGAAACTGGGCCTAAAGCCGAAGACAGTTCGAAGGCGCAAGTAAAGATGCTCTGGAGGGCTTTTCAGCTTGCATTTCGGGTCTACAGCTTTGCAGGTGGACAAGATGATCGGGCAGACACGTTGACTCGAGAGTTAGCGAACGAAATAGAAGCTGATCCACAGCAGGAGTGA
- the LOC118348489 gene encoding uncharacterized protein LOC118348489 has product MVPKDKIVTSYGFKENLIDQCIYLKVSGSKYIFLILYVDDILLVINDIKLLFETKRMLSSHFDTKDIGEASYVLGIQIFRERSRGVFGLSQKTYIDQNFILELGVVNTILRLLKIFCANSAAVAFSRNTRSSSRSKHIDINKKVINRVQSQLKILKNKRNSIVRQLRDDMAQLIKSGDEHIALSRLTTDL; this is encoded by the exons ATGGTACCTAAAGATAAGATTGTTACCTCTTACGGATTTAAGGAGAATCTTATTGATCAATGCATATATTTGAAGGTCAGTGGCAGTAAGTATATCTTTCTTattctttatgttgatgatatattactcgTCATAAATGACATTAAGCTTCTGTTTGAGACAAAACGCATGTTGTCATCTCATTTTGATACCAAGGATATTGGTGAGGCCTCTTACGTTTTGGGCATCCAGATTTTTCGCGAGAGATCTAGAGGCGTTTTTGGATTGTCTCAGAAAACCTACATTGATCAA AATTTTATCTTGGAGCTAGGTGTTGTGAACACCATTTTGAGACTGCTGAAGATATTTTGTGCCAATTCTGCAGCAGTTGCTTTCTCTCGAAACACTAGGAGCTCTTCTCGCTCCAAGCatattgatattaa TAAGAAAGTGATCAACCGGGTTCAGTCCCAGCTAAAGATACTGAAGAATAAGAGGAATTCGATTGTGAGGCAATTACGTGACGACATGGCTCAACTAATTAAAAGTGGTGATGAACATATTGCTCTTAGTCGG TTAACTACAGATTTATAA